Proteins found in one Lycium ferocissimum isolate CSIRO_LF1 chromosome 6, AGI_CSIRO_Lferr_CH_V1, whole genome shotgun sequence genomic segment:
- the LOC132059430 gene encoding protein ACTIVITY OF BC1 COMPLEX KINASE 8, chloroplastic, which produces MHIYNNNSKEMASISATTLSIATLPEASRRSFRLPVTRLSSRRIKAVKREENVVLEEKVINGSVNGSVMKKSDDLNNGGLLYSNGSSVGVIESENESLLVNYVNGNGSVAAGKSVVEVKGEEVVEKKRNNTNKKSVEEIGQEDAWFKTNKQVQVSVKPGGRWNRFRTYSTIQRTLEIWGSVFTFLFKAWLNNQKFSYRGGMTEAKKVERRKVLARWLKETILRLGPTFIKIGQQFSTRVDILAQEYVDQLSELQDQVPPFPSETAVSIVEEELGGPLDDIFERFDSEPIAAASLGQVHRARLNGQEVVVKVQRPGLKDLFDIDLKNLRVIAEYLQKIDPKSDGAKRDWVAIYDECASVLYQEIDYTKEAANAELFASNFKNMDYVKVPSIYWEYTTPQVLTMEYVPGIKINRIEALDQLGVDRKRLGRYAVESYLEQILSHGFFHADPHPGNIAVDDVNGGRLIFYDFGMMGSISPNIREGLLETFYGVYEKDPDKVLQASIQMGILVPTGDMTAVRRTAQFFLNSFEERLAAQRKERETAQAELGFKKPLTKEEQKEKKKQRLAAIGEDLLAIAADQPFRFPATFTFVVRAFSVLDGIGKGLDPRFDITEIAKPYALELLRFREAGIEVVVKDFKKRWDRQSQAFYNLFRQADRVEKLAAIIQRLEQGDLKLRVRALESERAFQRVSAVQKTIGSAVAAGSLVNLATILYLNSIRMPSIIAYAVCAFFGFQVLFGLLKVKKLDERERLITGTA; this is translated from the exons ATgcacatatataataataatagtaaagaAATGGCGAGTATTTCAGCTACTACACTTTCCATTGCAACTTTACCAGAAGCTTCTAGAAGAAGCTTCCGATTACCAGTTACTAGGCTTTCATCGCGTCGAATAAAGGCGGTGAAGAGAGAAGAGAATGTGGTGTTAGAGGAGAAGGTAATTAACGGTAGTGTGAATGGGAGTGTGATGAAGAAAAGCGATGATTTAAATAATGGTGGATTGTTGTATAGTAATGGAAGTAGTGTAGGTGTGATTGAGAGTGAAAATGAGAGTTTGTTAGTGAATTATGTGAATGGTAATGGTAGTGTAGCTGCGGGGAAGAGTGTGGTGGAGGTGAAGGGGGAAGAGGTGGTG GAGAAGAAGAGGAATAATACTAATAAGAAGAGTGTAGAGGAGATCGGACAAGAGGATGCTTGGTTTAAAACGAATAAGCAAGTTCAG GTTTCTGTCAAGCCTGGAGGCCGTTGGAACAGATTCAGAACATATTCAACAATTCAAAGGACTTTGGAGATATGGGGAtctgttttcacttttttatttaaggctTGGTTGAATAATCAGAAGTTCTCCTATCGAG GCGGGATGACAGAAGCTAAAAAAGTTGAGCGGAGAAAGGTCCTCGCTAGGTGGttaaaagaaactattttgAGATTGGGTCCTACTTTTATCAAGATTGGCCAGCAATTCTCAACAAGAGTGGACATTCTTGCTCAGGAGTACGTTGATCAGTTGTCTGAGCTTCAG GACCAAGTTCCTCCTTTCCCATCGGAAACTGCTGTATCAATAGTTGAAGAAGAACTTGGAGGCCCATTGGATGATATATTTGAAAGATTTGACAGTGAACCAATAGCTGCTGCAAGTCTTG GTCAGGTGCATCGTGCAAGATTGAATGGGCAGGAAGTTGTTGTCAAAGTACAAAGGCCCGGTCTTAAGGATCTTTTTGATATTGATCTTAAAAACCTGAGG GTGATAGCTGAATATCTGCAGAAAATAGATCCTAAATCTGATGGTGCAAAAAGAGATTGGGTTGCAATCTATGATGAATGTGCAAGTGTCTTGTATCAG GAGATTGATTATACTAAGGAAGCTGCCAATGCGGAATTGTTTGCAAGTAACTTCAAAAACATGGATTATGTGAAAGTCCCGTCAATATACTGGGAATATACCACACCACAG GTTTTGACAATGGAGTATGTCCCAGGCATTAAAATAAACAGGATAGAAGCCTTAGATCAGTTGGGCGTTGATAGGAAAAG GTTAGGGAGGTATGCTGTTGAATCCTATCTGGAGCAGATTCTGTCTCATGGTTTCTTCCATGCTGATCCA CATCCTGGAAATATAGCTGTGGATGATGTTAACGGTGGAAGGTTGATCTTTTATGATTTTGGAATGATGGGAAG CATAAGTCCTAATATCAGAGAAGGCTTGCTGGAAACATTCTATGGAGTTTATGAGAAAGATCCAGATAAG GTCCTGCAAGCAAGTATTCAAATGGGTATTCTGGTGCCTACTGGCGACATGACTGCTGTCAGACGAACTGCACAGTTTTTCCTTAATAG CTTTGAAGAGCGCCTTGCAGCACAAAGAAAGGAGAGAGAAACGGCACAAGCAGAACTTGGGTTCAAAAAGCCATTGACAAAGGaggaacaaaaagagaaaaagaagcaacGTTTGGCTGCAATTG GTGAAGATCTACTAGCCATTGCAGCAGATCAGCCATTCCGATTTCCTGCCACATTCACTTTTGTAGTTAGAGCATTTTCAG TTTTGGATGGCATTGGAAAGGGTCTTGATCCACGATTTGATATCACTGAAATTGCCAAACC CTATGCTCTAGAGCTGCTTAGGTTTCGTGAAGCTGGTATTGAAGTTGTGGTAAAG GACTTCAAGAAGAGATGGGACAGACAGTCTCAAGCATTTTACAACTTGTTCAGGCAGGCTGATAGAGTTGAGAAACTTGCTGCAATTATCCAGCGATTG GAGCAAGGTGATCTTAAGCTACGGGTTAGAGCTTTAGAATCTGAAAGGGCTTTCCAACGTGTTTCAGCTGTTCAGAAGACAATTGGAAGT GCAGTTGCAGCTGGAAGCTTGGTTAACCTAGCTACAATTTTGTATCTCAACTCCATCCGT ATGCCCTCAATTATAGCATACGCTGTCTGTGCATTCTTTGGCTTCCAAGTCCTCTTTGGCCTTCTGAAGGTTAAAAAATTAGATGAACGAGAAAGATTGATTACTGGAACAGCTTGA